aacttgttttttgtttattaaatttggctatgaattcaaatgtttcctagaaaacatgaaaaaaaagatgCGGTTTACCTTGGTTTACTGCAATGACCTCCTCATTGCTAAGAATTTCGAAAGTTTCTTTAGTCATGCTTCGAACGTCGCAACCAATCAAAAGAGGGGACTGCACGTTAAGGCTAATATTTTGAGAGATAAATGGACGAAGAACCGAACGAACATCGTGTTTGAATGTGGCCAGCTTTGTTTTATGCTAGGCAAACACAATGTTCGTAAAACAAATTAAGATGTCGGGTAGACTTGCAATCAAGGATTATGTGGGTGTGGAGGCAGTTTATGATCTATGTGGAACTAAAACAATATAGAGATATAATTGTAGGAAGGTCGGTCGATTGATATTTCTATACGAATATGCATATGTCGAGCTGTAGAAAGTACGACATGGGATGATATAGACGGAGAAAGGGATGGAGGAACCTTCATCAGAGCCCATATGCTAAAATGAGCGCGATATTCCTGATAAGTCATGCCTCCATTACCAACTTCCAACATGTCTGGATCTGTCCATAGAAGCTTCATGTGAATACTAAACCTCATAAACAAACAGAGAAATCACACCTTCAGACATATCACTTTCCTACCATTCCAACCACCAGGCCCTGCATACGCCGCCCACTTATTGTTGATATCTGCAAGAGTCGTCATGcttgaacaaaaagaaaaacacaaaacaataCCGATCAGCATCATAATAGATCAAAATTAGCACTAATACCCCTGAAAATGAACATAAGGAAGGTGCCAACAGAAAATGACACGAGGGAAGTTGTATACGATTAGAATCAGTAAAGAAGGGACGTTTACGAAGAGGCCTAGAACCTGACCTTGCCCATGTATCATTAATGTCATCGGTTGTACGCCAACTGTTTCCAACCTTGCCAGCCCACAATGCTGGATCATCGACACCCCTGACGGTAGAAAAAATATAGCACGATAAATTCATAGATGATAGAAACAAGATaacaaatacaagaaaaagaatcgGAAAGGATGTCGAGAAGAACAAGAGTACCATTCACAAAGTGAATAGAAAATACTACGCCCAGTTGCGTTTAATGCATCACGCATAGGTGGGTATCTGGAAGTCGAAAGTTAACTTCAAATCAGTAAGAAGCTTCAATTTACAATCAAATAAAGCAATGAGTATAATAAGGTGCAAACCGCTCTATCGGTTTAATTCCCAGATTGTAGCAGTTATCATACTTCAAATAATCAACCCCCTAGTAAAACAAGATACAAAATCAGATGGAATAAAATGAACTTAAGTACTGAACTGATAGTAGAATACTATGGAAAACTTAGAAGTCCAAAACATATGAATGTTTGTTCATCAAAAAAAGTTCCTCGACGTCGATCAATAATCTACATTTTCTGCTTTGAGGAAGTACATACCAATAAGGTCAAATTGGACTATCAAAATCCGTGTTGGAGGGAGAAAAGATGTCCAGCCCTCGAATAGGACGGGCTGGGACTACAACGAgcctttaaaaattttgaagaaccACAAGCCATTGCCATAGTTCTTTACAGATTGAGGATCAATGGGGCCAAAGAAAGTGAATCTCAAAACACATATATGCAGATGTTCGATATCCATGAGTGTCTAGACAATGTATGCACACCTTTGGTAATCTCCCTACATTCGGTCGTCACTAGAAAACTGGTAGGATTTTCATATCGTAGGTAGATAGCGACCCTGGTCTTGAACTCATTTCACCAATGTCGTTACTCgacttttttttcaacttcCCCAAGAATCACTAAGCAAACTCGTATATGTAGACTATAGATACGGCTTCCTAAGGAACGTATTGAATACATTGTTCCAATATCAAAAGTTAGATTACAAACTCACCCAAGAAGCAAACAACTCGGCATCGTCATTTTCATGGTAAAGCGACCCTGGTCGAACTTGGCAGGTAAAAATACTGTCAAGTGTGAGCGAATCAAAACAAGCATCACCAGCACGTACTTTCTATAATGGAATATATGAGGagcaaaagagagagataacaTTTAACTCTTAAGCTTTAGAAGTTGAGTTGACATTTCTTCCTACCCAGCATCAGAATAGATTCCAAGCTTCAAGCCTTTACTATGTACATAATCAGCAACAGCTTTAATTCCTGATGGGAAAGCCTTGGGATCAGGAACCAATTGATTCTGcatcaatgagtttgaatagtTTGTCACTTCGTGTTCATACAAGATTAATTTACACAATGGGACTCGAGAAAGTTCACAGGCGGAGTAGGAAAAACATTAAAGTAGAGAATTACAACACAATCCAACGTTTTTTGTTAAAACAATCGTCGAACTTTGGACAGTCAAATCAATTTCTCGCACGAAATAGAATTTAAACAACCTTTGAATCTCTCTTTAGAGCAGACCAGCAATCATCtgcatttatttgaaaaagacagtaagttcaaaaataaaacaaaacataaagaaaagtTGGCACTTAAACGTGCTGGAAATATACCTATATTGACGTACACGTAACCTAAATCAGCCAGACCCGACGAAACGAGTGCATCCGCTGACAAAACCAATGTCCAAATTAGGGAAAACCCATTATTATTGAGGAACAACTAACACAAttctcaaatatttcaaatgatGATCTTCAAGTATGAAACTCCCAACAGAGAAGTCACATTTTTCAGAGAAACAATGACTTCAATGAGGTTCAAAAACTCGATTTGCTGCAGCTTGTATGCACAATATTCCGATGAATCGACATAAGTTACAAACTTCTCGAGTAAATTGGATAAACAAACAAGTTTTAAGAAGGGAAAAATTAGTGAAATAACTCAGAGAGAACTATTCTCAGCCTCATTTCTACCAGAATATAGGTAGTTAAGAACACATGAGGCACAAGGGTGATGAACATTAGAGCTAGAGATTCAGCCGTGAGAACACATAAGGCACAAggatttgaaagaaagaaggtacCAGTTTCCTTGATAAGACTTTCATCAATATCACAGGCAAAAAAGTTCCAGCTATTCCATCTGAAAGGATACATAAACACAATATTAAGAACATAAAATGCTAGGCAAAGCCAGAAAACAAAACTTGATATCCCCGATCGTCCAGAAATTGTAAAGTATGGAACCCTAAATCACCTCTAAGCTATTTccatgattcaaaatttgaagaaaactATAACCCAGATGTTCAAAGGATAGAAGAAACCATAAGAGACTCAGAAAAATCAGAAATATGGATACCCCATCTGAGGCGTTCGAGCCAAGCCATTTTGAAGCTGCAATATGCCGTACTTGGAGGTATCAAAAATCCGATGAAATGAAGACTTGAAAATCGATTTATCATAGCCATTCAACAGTGACACTCCTCTCTCCGCAACCGCCGCAGACGCCGCCGTGAGTGACAAAATCAGTAAAAACACTGATCCAGAGCTTATCCGCTTTGCCATTACTGGATAATCCGATCTCCTTCAAAGGGGAACTGAGAGAGACTTTAAAGGGCGAGGAATATTATCATCGATCTATCGACTTTATCCctttgattaaattaaaaattgggtCAGTTCCTTGCTGGGGTGCTCTGCTTCTGCAAGAAATTGAAGTAAGTAGAAGATTCTTGTTGACCCCACATTAGAAAATGGCATCAAATCCTTTACCTCGATAATTTTCCGGCGAAAATCTGTAATTTTGCCCCTTTATGAATCGTTAATCATGGACAAGTGTAAAGTAGTGGAAATTTCTACAAGGAAAATAAGATTACGGATAAGATGATAGTATGTTGTAGCTTTTCCTGTTAAATTAAGCTAATCATGTTCCTCACGTTTCTATTTTCtgggaattttcttttctactttcaattatttcttctttttgttctgtCTGTTTGTGCCAAAGTGAGAGGGAATCCCTCTTTTTAATGGCTGAGGTTGAggaatcaatttttttaaaacactctaaattaataaataataataataataataataaaaaaattataaatttatatcttttcaaaagaaaaaaaaattataaattttgataatattcttaaatttaaaaataaaattcaaaaatatccttaccagtattttattttaagcatatcttaaatttttaataatatttaaaaatattttttaatttaaatttcttttattaatatatttagaattttttattttaaaataatattaacaccaagtatttctaaaattttttaattttattttttaatttaacggtgataattttatttttgaaagttctGTCCATATACTAACGATACTCgtattttttaagtatttaacaattttaaacgtgtttttaaatttttttaaaaaatttaagagtattaataaaaaaaattaatcttcaaatgtattttttaccACCGGCCAAAAGGTTTGAAGTTCAAAATCACGGACGGTcgtataataaataaataaattcaacatcagtattatatttatagaaatcaacgaatcaacaaaaatattaataaaataaatattattaatgtgAACATAAATAAGAAGAATAAATTTGTTAACTGAAGCACtagtttatttgataaaatatttattatttaaaaaattgatcttTCCTTGTCCaatcatataattattgtCTCAATATTGGTTAAAAACACGTTAAATTACGAGATTAGTCCTCCGTTACAAGTCTTTTTAACTTAATCAACTAGTTGTATTTACaaattatcaaattcaaatgattattataattagatgataaactcaaattatttgatttttatttttatttttatttttgttgatctTCTTAGATGATCGACCCTTAAAATTGTTAGTCTTCTTTGGATGATCGGCCTTTGACTTGTTGATCAACTTAGATTAACCGTTGACTTATTATTGCTTAACTTAGATCAGTTTCTAGCTTATCGATCAGTTTAGGTCTGTCTTTAGCTTGTTGATCAATTTGCATCGGTCAAAAGAAACTGATTTCTTATCGATAAATTTGAAACGTTTGATTCActttacaaaaaagaaacaaacatattgatgatgaaaTGGAATGAATGACCCACAAGAACCCTAACCTTTTCAGATCCTAATAACTACACCCTCCTCATGCTTCATCATGATGCTCCTCTATAAAACCACTTTACCATCAACCCCCTCCAAATGGGTCGTCTCAAGCTCATCAACATGATCAAAATCACACACCTTCTCCTTCCTGCCCTCATCGTCTTCTTTCTTTGCATCTCCGCTCGCCATCCACCGTGCCATGCCATGGCGCTCGCCCGAGCTCATAAACATGAAGAAATGGATGATGGGTCGTCGTTGGATGATGAATCAAAGGACAATGATCCTTATAGAATGTATGGTGATGTTCCAAGTCCTGGTGTTGGCCACTGAAAAAAGCTTCCATTTTCAGACTCCAAATAATGTTCGTATTTTCTctatctcttcttcttcttttcattaatttgaTATATTCATAAGAAATATTGACTTGTTTTAATagtatatgtttttttttaggtttcaTTATGTGTTATTTATACGGTTTAATTAGtcttaatatcattaataaattgaattacaaattattgtaattattaattacttttatttgtaaatatataaataaattactattcatatttttaatcaaataattatgatataccttttaaaagataataaaacaGAAAATCTATGTTTCTTTCATACCAATCTTCCGTGCTGAGTGCAAGAGCTAAGTCACTAATGTGGTGACGAAGGTTATACCTCAGAAAGTCAGCGAAGCTAAGATTTCGTATGTCTTTTTAACGgctaaatttttttctatcCGATCAATAAATCAAAACCTCGAACTAAACGTCTACTCTCCTAAAAATGTTAGATCCCACGTTCGTAATGGGCCGAATTCTTTACATCACACATAAGAGGCATATTCATGGCCCATTGGGACCTTGGTCCATTATTTATCGATCAACTTCAACCAACCAATAATTTTTCACACATAAaatttagcattttttttcttccacaaCAAATAACTTATATTTTTAGCGTGACAAGACGCTACGAACACTTATCTCTATCTTTCATCCTcttctaatatatataaattacttttttgaaaatttttataacaTCCCGACACGAGAATAATATGGTTTGCGACGAGTTTTGAAAAGGTACAAAATAAAGCGGttttgaaaattctaaaaataatatgaatttcacttaaaataactttttaaagtcGTTCTAAGTTacgtatttgaattttttttaaaaaaaatgtttaaaagaagATGCGAGTAAATATgtcattaaaacaaaatgtacAAACTTTCCCCCACCTTTCAATGGCTATCCTAGCCTTGGGCCCACCTGTATTGTTAGGTGTGAAGTAAAATTCAACGCTCTTTATAAAGATTTTCCATACGAGTACCAGTTTTATCTTCATTCACATGTTTTGTTTCAGAGTTTCTATAATTGAGTCATAGAAAGGAAGGTGTAGAGTGTGTCTGTGTAGATAGCAACTTTTAATAATCATGTATAATGCTTGGTCATAATAACAACgcccaaataaataaataaataaataaataatttcattaccCATCAATGTCACACTTTAAATATAGTGAATTGATTCATGCTACAAACGTAAACGTCACTGTTAGTACCATCCATTTcccaatatataaaattaattactcatctttcttcttttttagacTTCACATTTAGTCGAATATTACTTATAATTTGATAATGCTTcgtgtttaaaatttaaataataatttagaattaaaattgacGCCTAATGGTTCAACATTCTTCTATTTCTCCTGCAACATGATCATGTTGAGTTACtcgaaaaaaaatgtatatttagtTGGTATTAATAGTAACTATCAAAGATTTCAAACCTTTcaactataattttatattatgagTATCACTTTCATTCGAATGTGatatcagttcattcatgtatctctcttttattcgagtgaattaaatttgaaagaggGTTagacaaaaatttataaaaagaaatcttGATGAGGGAACAAAATCAAAGGTCATAATCAAAAGAGGTGgcatttcattaaaaaaaaaaacatgattgGTTCATAATAAGCatatttaaatactaaatatattttttaatttaatccatCTATATAATTTGACCATATGGAAGCAAAACAATACGACGACACACGAACAAATGTATACGAGGGACCTTATATTTGTGATATGGTGGCCAATTAACCTACTAACTAACTTTGGTGGGTTCTACTCCAACCGATGAAAATTGGTATCTAGTCATTCGAGTCGAGCTGCTCCTATATATGAAAtcattaactattttttatatgaatccaacaactgatcacttccatgtacccgaacgagcaattacaagaagcaatacaaagaagattcaagaatcaaatcaagaaaataatggagtggctgatattggaaagtgattagaagagTTTCCATTGGTAGTTGACAAATCTTGAATGTCTTCTTTTCTTcgatttgtatttaatagcatttatgaGTGATTTGTAGTTGGTGGCTGAACCttattatgttagggttaACTTTTGGGCTtgtaaaggcatgtaatattcatgtttatGATGAATTGTNcttgctttaggtttgatgtttaaaccgattcattgaattagttttgatcaagctaattctggagtgaattgtcttggtatctaagagtgaccatcatagattccaagttcgatctaagagtcattcatcttctaaccagctcttggttggaatcaatccgttaagttagctttctctgtgaacgttttgcaaggattctagaagggcctctagctttgcaaaaatCTAGTattgttggcgcttatcaACACATCTCCCttcccttcaatctccaaggttttgttgtcggcaagatacaccttcccgaaatttcctgatttgaaatttcgaaacaattccttacttggagacgaatggaacgatgcacctgaatccaaaatccaggaatTAGCTGAGCTGtccacactaaggattaaaacgtTNgaatcatcatcatctttagatttatgattctgcttcttcttcagttttgtacaatctgttcgaaagtgtccttttcccccacagctccaacaTGTTatgttgggtttgtttggagatttttccGGTTCTTTANtcaatccgttaagttagctttctctgtgaacgttttgcaaggattctagaaggacctctaactttgcaaattccagcattgtaggcgcttatcaatTTTCAATAGCATAATATAAGTGTGTATGCATTTATATATAACCTATCTAAAGtcattcaacaaaaaaagTCGCTCACCGGTAGAATGCAGTTCCAATGGTTGAGATAAAGCTTGTTCACAATTGTCTATAGCTAAACACGGAGACGACTAAGAAAGACTAAATTGAAATGagggatacatgaatgaatcagAAGAGCGATATATTATCTTTGTTTGGCAACAAATTTGAGACGTCGGCCGGTGCTCCCttccttttaatatttaatttttcaatcaacaatcaaaacatattatattaatatatattttttcataaaataaaacatattctTGAATAAAGAAAGTGCACGAGAGACGTGTTGAAAGGGCAATATTCGAGGTCATGTATTATATTATCACATGTTTGTTCTTGTCgatttggttctttttttttttttatcgtaaTTTGATCCATAAATTCCTCCTCTAatatactttattattatacaCCTAATCATATTCTTCATTCCCCTCGAACGTGACTCATTGGGTTAAAATCGTTTTTGAATTAACTCAACGTGAACTTAATTTACGATAAActatactcttaaattttgaaatttaaatttagctCCTATTTGATCGAATTTTAAAACTGAATTTAcacattaaaatttgaataaatattttttatttttaataaaaataaaatgataaatagtaaaatatgtatttatttatagtcaaatatttaattaagatttataattGGATTGgaaatagataaaaattattttttggaatgaaagataaaaaaaaaaaaaaaatataattatttaaaaaattaataataaaattatatttgttgaaCTAATCTAAAGAatccattaatatttaaaatttttatggaTGGGATAGAAGAAATGGACGTGGAGaacatataataattaaaaataaatttagaatggGGAGAGCATAtatgcaatttttttaagcTGGAGGATTAAAAGTTATCAACAATTTATCAATTCAAATTAGAAAGCTTATGGATCTTCACAATTTCCATTTCCAAGGCCTTCTCCAATCCCAATGCTTTCAAAATCTCAACCCCAGAAAACGTTATGGCCGACCATCAGCCCCATCGCCATTGAAGAACAACCCAATCCCCACAAGCTCTTCTCtggtttttatgttttttttagtaaaaacataaaaaccaGAGAGTTTTAGAACAAAAGACGAAGTGGGTGTAGGAAATGAAGCTTAAAAATGGCGGAACACTGGAAACTTTCAACAGCTCTGAAAAAGGGCATTGAAAAAGCTGGAAATATGATAAGCTTTGGTTTGGAGTAATAAAGGGCATGTTCGGCCATCATGTCTTTTGGAAAGCAACCCCATTATGAGTCACATGCCTTTGCTTTTTACccaaatccaagaaaaacaaatccaaaaaaaCATTGCtccttttaagaaaaatgttcaaaatcaagttCATCCAGATTCATTATTCCCTTTTGATTTGCTTATTACGCCAATTTTGCACAATCTTTTGATGGGTAGGCCTTAATATCTTCTGTtaaagacagagagagagagaggaaatggTCCACTCCAGTGTCCATCAATCGACCGTCTTCGTGGACGCTTCGTTTGTGTGGGACTGTTTTGTAACTGTCATCAGCTCACgtgatcttctttctttttcattctccCGTTTCTGATTTCCTTCGTTTCAGTTTCTTTCTTGTGAACAGGAATTTCAGACGCCATTGAAACAGAGCTTGTTAGAACAGAGGCCTAACAGTGAGTTTTGCTCCccccccttcttcttcttcttcttatttactagtttctgttttgtttctcCTGTTTTACCAAC
This genomic window from Cucurbita pepo subsp. pepo cultivar mu-cu-16 chromosome LG01, ASM280686v2, whole genome shotgun sequence contains:
- the LOC111804185 gene encoding alpha-galactosidase 3, which translates into the protein MAKRISSGSVFLLILSLTAASAAVAERGVSLLNGYDKSIFKSSFHRIFDTSKYGILQLQNGLARTPQMGWNSWNFFACDIDESLIKETADALVSSGLADLGYVYVNIDDCWSALKRDSKNQLVPDPKAFPSGIKAVADYVHSKGLKLGIYSDAGIFTCQVRPGSLYHENDDAELFASWGVDYLKYDNCYNLGIKPIERYPPMRDALNATGRSIFYSLCEWGVDDPALWAGKVGNSWRTTDDINDTWASMTTLADINNKWAAYAGPGGWNDPDMLEVGNGGMTYQEYRAHFSIWALMKSPLLIGCDVRSMTKETFEILSNEEVIAVNQDPLGVQGRKVKVFGKDGCLQVWAGPLSGSRLTVVLWNRCSVASTITTDWNTLGLKPGTRVSVRDLWLHKDVAGDAVASFGAEVDPHDCKMFIFTPAATSRAEM